The nucleotide sequence GGAACCAGCTTTCAACAGGTTCATCCAGCCACAAACTCTATCGTCAGAAGGTCATGCAGTTAGCTCACAGCCACCTTCTAGGGGGTCACCTGGGAAAAGATACTGGCATAATTCTATTGGCCAGGCCTACATAAACAAGTCCAgttgtcataatggataatatattgaaatcgtcggctcagtgtgctgtggcaatcaaaaaagcaaacagaatgttgggaattattaagaagggaatggagaataaaaccgtGGATATCATAATGGCTCTGTGTTGCTCACTGGTGAGATcgtactttgaatactgtgtgaaattctgatcgcagcatctcaaaaaagatatttttgcactggagaaagtgcagagaagggcaaccaaaatgataaaggggatggaacagctcccctatgaggaaaggctaaagaagttagggctgttcagcttggagaagagacggctgagggggatatgatagaggtctacaaaatcatgaaagaacttgaacaggttaatgtgaatcggttatttgctctcttagataatagaaggattagggggcactccatgaagttagtaagtatatcatttaaaacaattcagagaaaattctcgctcactcaatgcatagttaagctctggaattcactgccagagaatgtggttatatcagttagtgtaacttggttttaaaaatgtttggatacgTTTCTAGAAGAGAAgcccataaattgctattaatcaataagaaatagtagcttgggatctatttcatgtttgggtacttgccaggtacttgtgacttggactggccactgttggacataggatgccgggtttgatggacccttgatctgacccagaatggcctaTCTTATGTTATTATAAGATGAGCTTGCTAAATTGATTTGCTTTGCACTGCgcttttttcactgtaaataaactgcacttaaggaatagccagggtcttcctcctttttcctctggttGTTTCCAAGCCGCTAATGCTTGAGTTATCACACATGCCACCAATAGAAAGTATTCAAACACAGGCAGATTACTTCCTCATTAATACTCAGCACCATACTGCAGGGGAAATGCATCATCCCACTAATCTCACTCTTTGCGCCCTCCCGCTCCCAGCAACaactgctcctctctcctcctctgctggggctcACGCGGCCGGCGCAGCCCATTCGGGGCAAGAGCCTGCTCGCCAAGAACGGgtagccgtgcagaggaggcgcAAGCGGGAACCCAAAACTAAAataaggaagaggagagggcGAAAAGCGAGAAAGGGAAGCCTCTGACACCACGCGGTGAGTTTAACCGCGCCCCCCTGAAGCaccaggcctatcagagggccgCTAGAAGCCCTTTAAATTTTTGCTCCTCCCGGCGGCGGCGCGTGTCCGAAGGAGATCGACCTAAGGggtctgccccttagtgcgcccctttgtgggACCCAGGGCCTCGCCCTTAGCGGACAGCCTCCTCCCAGCACCACTTCAATCGTCCCAACTCCAGCATTCACATTCACACAGCCTCTTCTACCACTCGTCCAGCTTCACCCAGCATTCATTCAGCCTCTTCAAGCATTCATCCAAcctcctccagcactcatccagcctcctccagccctcaTCCAGCTtgctccagcattcatccaacctctTCAAGCATTCAACCCTATCCTCTCCCTCACAATGCCTCCAGGTCTCCCAATCCCTATTCTTCGCCACAGTCTCATAACCACAAGAAAAGAAACAATGCAATCGCAACTTTGCACCAGCAAaaccctcatcccaatcatgatttcacctCTTACTCAACTACTAGGCCTCGCTCTATTCTCACTTacattattcaatgcacaatctcttaccaagaaatctctgatccTTAACGACTATCTACTAGATTCCAAACCGGACATTTGCGCCATAACGGAAACTTGGCTCAAACCAACAGACATAGCCCTAAATAAATCAACTCCCTACGCAGCTTTACgacttcttttcccttccccgacaaaagaaaagaggtggggaaattcttctagcagccaaaaaagagctgagattcTCCCAACTCCCAACAACATCTGACTCAAAACTAGAAATCGGCCTTTTCAAAACAGACCAGCTCCAAATCCTCCTTGTCTACGCAACGCCAGGGATTCTTGAATCTGATGCCTCCTCCATCGTAGAAATTATTGCAAAACACATGAATCTGGACTCTCCGGCGATGATCCTAGGTGATTTTAACCTACATTAACTGTAAATGcatttttactatgtaaatattcctgtccctctctcttttcctcctatcccagttgttaacttccctgttcattgtaactattattttccgcaccagttcaatacctctagttctatgttcaatgcacaacttgttaaatgtaaaccgacttgatgcaacctctggtcgtgaaagccggtatagaaaataataaaataaataaataaataaataaatacatgtcgaCAGCACTAcactcacaaccaactgtgaggccattctcaccaccctctcagctatgggcttcaaacagatcatcaataagcccacccacaaagcaggccacactctggaccttattttcattatcGCTGGCATTACgcactcatccccccccccccccccccccccaggaatgtaCTCAGGTCCCTTGGTCGGATCACtcattaatctccaccaccttcactatGACAGAAACCCGTGCCACCCACCCCATTCAATCTTCGTTCCTTTACAGAAGACCCTGCTCCTCAGAAGTCCTCAGCAACCACTTGGCTAATGAACTTCCGCATATCGACCTTTCAgaccccaactcagcccttctaTCTTGGAGCAACATTACAGAGACTGTAGCAAACAAATTATGTCCTCTAGCAACAAAAAAAACTCAACCCCAACTCCccaaaaagacaaccgtggttcaccaacgaactccaaaaactcaaacaaaacctcagacGGAAAGAAAACAACTGGCGCAAAGCCCCTTGCTCCAGCACACTATCCGCATACAAACTCGCTCTCCACCACTACAAGAACTCCACCCTAAgggcaaaaagggatttctacacgCACAAGATTCACGACCTTATCTTCGACGCCAAAGCATTATTTTCTTACGTAGCTGATCTAATACAAGCTATCGCCCCAATGATCCCTAacgaccaagcacaatccaaagccgacAAACTAGCGctgttcttccaaaacaaaatctccaacctcttaactcTGCTACCCCCCCTAGCCCCTCCTCTACTACTAGCTCTTACCATCTCCCTAACAAGAACATCTCCCTTGAAGCATTTGAACCCACCACTGCTTCAGAGATCCAATTGctagtaaagaaaatgaaaccctcatcccaTCCATTCGACCACATCCCTACAAAACTGCTCCTGCTAGTacctgacaccatctccaaacccttggctgatatcataaactgttccttatctcagggaatcttcccagacgcTCTAACACTGGCATCtcttaaacctctcctaaagaaaccgaaTCTGGATCCAAAAGATCCCAAcaatttccgccctatttccaatcttccttttgtggccaagataatggaaaaaattAGTCAGATCTCAACTTTCCAATTACCTAGAAGATCATAAAATACTGCACCCCacccaatatgggttccgcaaggcattaaataccgaaacccttctcatttctctgactgactacctcatcatgggcctggacaaaggccaatcctttataCTAATTCTCCTCGACCTGTCTGCccccttcgacaccgtcaaccattccatcctccttaaCCGACTGGCAGACATCGGAATAACAGAAATGGCATTttcatggttcaaatctttccttagtaacagaagttacaaggtcaaaatcaataacaaagaatccctccGCTGCGACTCATCACTAGGAGTTCCGCAAGGTTACTGTTTTtcggggagatgaggaggagttcagtcttcgctgagtttagtatcaggtttaaaCTAGAGAGGAGAAGGTTGATCTCTCGTcggcagatttcccagtgctcgagtgttttagtaatggattctttgatggggatcagtattTGCACATAGTCGGCATAAAGGAAGTGTTGTAGTTTAAGGTTGGTTAGCAGCTGGCAAagtggaagaaggtatatgttgaagagggtgggggaaagggaggaataCCACACAAAGTGCACCATCTAACATCTTTGTCTCACAAGCAAGAAACCTAGGAGTATTAATCGATAACCGGttgaatttaaaatcattcatcaaccgcACCACCAAGGtcggcttctacaaactgcaggtactaaaaagaatcaaaccactccttcacttccaagacttcagaacggttcTCCAAGCCGTTATTTTTtccaagatagattactgcaactctatcttgctagggctccccttcttcctccattaaacctcttcagatgctccaaaacacagtagccagaattctgacaaacaccagaagaagagaccacatctctcccattctcaaaaatctgcactggctaccaatacatttcagaatcttCCACAAGTCCATTACCATCATCCATACCCAAGCCCCTCTTAGCcttcaaatcccgctcagactacactcctcatccagacccatcagagaagcctacagaggatccctacatgTCCTCCAATCCAAAGTGACACACCACCTCTCCTTCAGGGAACGAGCCTTCTCCACGGTGGGACCTTCTATTTGGAACGCAATTCCCCCGGACCTCAGATAGgaaccatgcttattaacatttagaaaaagacttaagcatggttatttagacaagcctttcccgaatcTCACTGACTCTCCCAACGGGCCTAACGGACTGACTGCAACAACCATCAAGATACATTCCAGCTCTATGTAAATAGTTGTTCCTCTTCTTACTCcggcttctttctttcttctcccagttcctgctccccctgttttattgtaactttcttgcttctctccacttgttaaatgttcaaggttatcactccccttgttacttgtaaaccagcatgatgtgattttatcatgaatgccggtatagaaaagcgttaaataaataaataaataaacaaataaataaaataaaataaatactcagCACCATACTGCAGGGGGAATGCATCATCCCACTAATACCCAATCACAGCAGGACATATCACGCCATCAATACTTAGCTCCCAGCTACTAGGGAATTTATCACTCCACCAACACCCAAGCACCCAATCACAAAAGGATTTTTCAGTTTACCAATACACAGCACTTAACTGCTGAAGGGACCAATCACTCCAACCCCGAATTAACCAAATCACAGGAGCAGATGCCACCAGCATCCAACATTTAACCACTGGGGGAATGTTCAAGCTACAGGCAAATATCACCCAACtaaaaaggatttgctatctcTTTAAAAGCTAGCATTTAATCATAGACAGACTTATTCCTCACTAATACCCAGCACCCAACTACAGGGGTTGCATCACCCCAAAGATACTCAGCTCACCTTTTGGCCATGAGGAAGTATCTGTCCACAGGAGCTCCAAGTGCAATGTTGATACTTCGTACAGTGTTGATATTACGGAAGACAAGAAGCATGGGGCGTGGCAGGGCCTTCAGAACCTGCATGATACGGTTGAAGTGGTCCTTGGCCATGTCTTGCATGTATGTTCTCTCCTCCTGTGTCAGGATGTTGGAGAGTTGAAGGCTCCCCATTCTGATTGGCCGCTGCATTAGAATCTCACAGAAGAGGAAATAATCTAAGGGAAAAGAAGACATAGTTACATCCAAAAATCATGTTGTGAGGTTCAACACAGAGGAAAAGCCACCAATACACTGAGAAAGGTTATCGAGAAACAGAGCCACACTTGTTACCAGAATTACTGCCTTGGAGGTCATTTCTAActaaaaacataataataatggagACATTTTTCTTACCTGTaccaggactaaaggaaaggaaattaacaggtgcAAACAATTTCTCAGTCCTTGCCATCCTGCTACAGCAGTCCAGACTCCCAAAGACCAATTAACTAGGGAGGGAGGAAGTCAGGGCCGATTTGAGAACAACCAAGTGGCCATCTTGCAGATATTCTCTGGGGAAATAGCAATTGCTTCCATCCTGGAAGAAGATTGAGCTCTACTGGAATGAGTACAAGGAATCTCCAGAACAACTCTTCCCTTGAGCAAGTATGTAGAAGCAACAGTCTTCTTGGTCCACCTTGCTAAGTCACTTTAGAAGCAGCTTTCACCCTTCCAAGGTCCTCTGAACAAAACAAATAACCTGTCTGAGCAATGGAAAGAATGTGACCTCCATGAATTTCAAAAGGCCCTGATAAAAAACTCCAAGAATCTCAAAGACCTGTTCTTACCTTGGCACTCCTTGCTGTAAAATATGGGTAAAGAGACTGAGTGAATGAGATGAAACGCTGGAAGCTCCTTAGGTAAGAAAATGAGCACTGACTGAAATGAAACTGAGTTTGTAGTGAAAACCATGACTGGATCGCTGCAGAACAAGTCCTAGAGTTCACAGATACATCGAGCTGAGCAAATGACAACCcgaaacactgttttcaaagcACATCCTTTATAGACGTATGCTGCAAAGGCTTAAACGGTGAAGCAACCAAAACCTTGAGAACTGAATGTAGTTCCTACTGAGGGACCACTGGTCTCACTGGGGGCCAaagtctctctacctcccagGGAAGATGAGGGCAACTACAGAGACCCCTTGCACCTTACCTCTAACAGGCAATGGAAGCAACCTTGGTCTTCAGAGAACTCAAGCCAAACAAACCCTTATCTAGCCCCCACTGAGTTAAATGCTAAAATGTTGGAAATATCAGCCCACCATGAAGAAACAGGCTACTCCTTGCAGAATGTCTCAAATAATCACCAAATCAAATATAAGCCACCCAGGTAGAACTCTTATGGGCCTTCAACAAAGTATCCTTTTCTTCATAAGTAGGTCCTCTCAACAGCAtttgaatatgtacaccctggaagagaggaggtgcaggggagaaatAACACACACCATCAGATACCTAAAACTTTTCAATGAGGTACGGAAttcaaaccttttcagttggaaagaaaacaCTAGATCTAGGGGAGAACTCAAacccaaagtcaggaaatatttcttcagggagaggatggtggaggcctggaatgcccttccggaggaagtggtgaagaagaaaacagtcaaagaattcaaaggggcatgggataaacactgtgggatcTCTAAAggacagaggatggaaatgagataagcgtTTAGAGGGGTAGCTTGCTGGTACAGTGAATACTACCCTTAGAGGAAGGCATGGAGATCACTTCCCTTAACCAAtgtgctttgatgcttttaatgcaactgcaacattactccCTGAGATAGAAGGGGAAAAGCTCAGGACGGCTTCTATggtcaagtcctaaaggaaatgaagaaagcgtgcatgagagtaacttgctggtgtggcggttactacccttaatcaacaAGGCTTGatacttgtgatgcaactccaacagtgCTCTTTGCTTCAGcaaaggaaaaagggaattggatttagtCAGCGAGCaccgagggccccaacttttatggtctgcggaactgatgagcatgggagtaaccagcacagagcagcgctTACTATACCCTTAACCGAAGGCATGGggagtaaccagcacagagcagcgctTACTATACCCTTAACCGAAGGCATGGggagtaaccagcacagagcagcgctTACTATACCCT is from Rhinatrema bivittatum chromosome 2, aRhiBiv1.1, whole genome shotgun sequence and encodes:
- the LOC115086302 gene encoding uncharacterized aarF domain-containing protein kinase 5-like; the encoded protein is MQRPIRMGSLQLSNILTQEERTYMQDMAKDHFNRIMQVLKALPRPMLLVFRNINTVRSINIALGAPVDRYFLMAKSAVRGWSRIVSQKSSGFSIFQWLMVSWESFKFEIALRLELLSMRFTVSVLRFLVYAGFVQQNEQIEEFLQS